The Plectropomus leopardus isolate mb chromosome 15, YSFRI_Pleo_2.0, whole genome shotgun sequence genome has a segment encoding these proteins:
- the LOC121954259 gene encoding monocarboxylate transporter 9-like, which yields MAPSTEVLDGGWGWAIVVASFMAQLLAYGSPQSVGVLYPEWLHAFQEGKGMTAWVGSLVAGVGLIASPVCSACVDNFGARPVTIFSGVMVAGGLMLSAFAPNVQFLIFSYGIVVGLGCGLVYAATLTITCQYFDKRRGLALGIVTTGTSVGAFIYASAQNELIVLYGLDGCLLIIGAVALNLMACAGFMRPLNMPGYYLKQKAALERNTEEQLFEKPPLDELKITTGSKSTTPEKTLTVKELLITIDAKDLAVQTEKKKGSFLNGLAIMKVIKKKQQAYSKYMQSMYEILQDQAMVAFCIAVFLFSLGAFPPVLFIEDVAQSEGLIEEVSVIPLVSIGAIATCVGKLVLGMLVDIRWINGIYLYAFTMFAGGLALLLIPITKSYLGLQILSVVLGFFSGNWSLTSYITTKIVGLDRLTQAHGILMFFGGFGIMLGPPVVGWFFDWTQSYDLAFYFSGGCVELGAVILFLLNLPCWNRKHSENDRPDVHYTSNCDKVASVA from the exons ATGGCTCCATCTACTGAAGTGCTGGACGGAGGCTGGGGATGGGCGATCGTTGTGGCCTCCTTCATGGCCCAGCTTCTCGCCTATGGGTCACCACAGTCCGTCGGCGTCCTGTACCCCGAGTGGCTGCATGCCTTCCAGGAGGGCAAGGGCATGACGGCCTGGGTGGGCTCCCTCGTGGCTGGAGTGGGACTAATAGCCA GTCCTGTCTGCAGTGCCTGTGTGGACAACTTTGGGGCTCGTCCCGTGACCATCTTCAGTGGTGTAATGGTGGCGGGCGGCCTGATGCTCAGTGCCTTTGCTCCAAATGTCCAGTTCCTCATCTTTTCCTATGGGATCGTGGTTG GCCTTGGTTGTGGTCTTGTCTACGCAGCCACATTGACAATCACCTGTCAATATTTTGACAAGAGACGCGGCCTTGCCCTCGGCATTGTCACCACAG GCACAAGTGTTGGAGCCTTCATCTACGCCTCCGCCCAGAACGAGCTGATTGTGCTGTACGGCCTGGACGGCTGCCTGCTCATCATCGGAGCTGTAGCACTAAACCTCATGGCCTGCGCTGGTTTCATGAGGCCCCTCAACATGCCAGGGTACTACCTCAAACAGAAGGCCGCCCTGGAGCGCaacacagaggagcagctgttcGAGAAGCCCCCGTTGGATGAGCTGAAGATCACCACGGGGTCCAAGTCAACCACTCCGGAGAAAACTCTAACAGTGAAGGAGCTGCTCATCACCATCGATGCAAAGGACTTGGCCGTTCAGACGGAGAAGAAGAAAGGCAGCTTCTTGAATGGGCTCGCCATCATGAAAGTCATCAAGAAGAAGCAGCAGGCGTACTCCAAGTACATGCAATCTATGTATGAGATCCTGCAGGACCAAGCCATGGTGGCCTTCTGTATCGCTGTCTTCCTGTTCAGCCTGGGGGCTTTCCCTCCTGTGCTCTTTATAGAGGATGTGGCGCAGAGTGAGGGACTCATTGAAGAAGTTAGTGTCATTCCTCTGGTATCAATAGGGGCCATTGCCACTTGTGTAGGTAAACTAGTGCTAGGTATGCTGGTGGACATCAGGTGGATTAACGGCATTTATCTTTATGCCTTCACCATGTTTGCCGGAGGTTTGGCACTGTTGCTTATCCCCATCACCAAGAGTTATCTGGGACTGCAAATCCTGTCTGTCGTCCTGGGTTTCTTCTCTGGAAACTGGTCCCTCACCTCCTACATAACTACAAAGATTGTCGGCTTAGACAGACTGACACAAGCACACGGCATCCTAATGTTCTTCGGGGGATTTGGGATTATGCTCGGACCCCCAGTTGTAG GGTGGTTCTTCGACTGGACGCAGTCGTATGACTTGGCGTTCTACTTCAGCGGGGGCTGTGTGGAGCTGGGAGCGGTCATTCTCTTTCTGCTCAACCTCCCCTGCTGGAACAGGAAACACTCAGAGAACGACAGACCAGACGTCCATTACACCAGCAACTGCGACAAAGTTGCCTCTGTAGCCTGA